GGACGTAGGTGAAGATCGTGATCGGCAGCGTGGTGAACCCGCTGCCGGTGAGGAACAGCGTGACCACCGCTTCGTCGAACGAGATGACGAACGCGAACACCGCGCCGCCGACGATCGCGCCGCGCAGCGACGGCAGCACGATCCGGCCGAACGTGCGCAGCGCGCCGGCTCCGAGCGAACGCGAAGCCTCCTCCAGCGCCGGATCGAGGCGCCGCAGCCCGGCCAGCACCGACCGCGTGACGAAGGGCGAGGCGATGATCACGTGCGCCAGCAGGCCGCCGGGAAAGGTCCCGAGCCAGCCCGACAACGACAGCGCGAACAGGATGCCGAGCCCCAGCACCACCCCGGGCAGCAGGATCGGCGACAGCAGCACCTGTTCCAGTGCCCCGGTCACGGCGCCGGGGCGGCGCACGATCGCGTAGCTCGCGAGCACGCCCGCCACGACGCTGAGCACCGTGGTCGTGGCCGCGAGCTCCAGGCTGGTCCACAGCGCCTCGAGGAACTTGGGGTCGTCCGCGGCCGCCGCGAACCATTTGAGCGTGAAGCCCTGTGGCGGGAAGGTGAGGTACCCGGTCTCGGTGACCGACGAGCCGATCGCGACCGCCAGCGGCGCCAGGGCGAAGACCACGATCACGGCGATCACCACGCCGAACAGGATCGTGCCCGCCCGCCGGCGCTCACCCGCGCGTCGCACGACGCACCGCCCAGGTCTGCAGGGACAGGATCACGA
The sequence above is a segment of the Amycolatopsis sp. 2-15 genome. Coding sequences within it:
- a CDS encoding ABC transporter permease: MRRAGERRRAGTILFGVVIAVIVVFALAPLAVAIGSSVTETGYLTFPPQGFTLKWFAAAADDPKFLEALWTSLELAATTTVLSVVAGVLASYAIVRRPGAVTGALEQVLLSPILLPGVVLGLGILFALSLSGWLGTFPGGLLAHVIIASPFVTRSVLAGLRRLDPALEEASRSLGAGALRTFGRIVLPSLRGAIVGGAVFAFVISFDEAVVTLFLTGSGFTTLPITIFTYVQYSNNPTIAAVSTVIVLVSALLVGLVTRGGTQDER